One Paralichthys olivaceus isolate ysfri-2021 chromosome 8, ASM2471397v2, whole genome shotgun sequence genomic region harbors:
- the thumpd1 gene encoding THUMP domain-containing protein 1, with protein MAAAQKRTRKRYGHHGKRWKGSRELEVGMEGILITCNMNERKCTAEAFDLLSEYADELFGPEKLQENTGSSNEEEAEEEDVDVALKKEVAQLQASGRKQERRFQALDSGANNVIFIRTQNLESDKLVHHILSDLHTTKKKKSRTILRMLPVTGTCKAFQDDMLKYLTTFLESWFKTPNCATYQIAFKARNSSHNKRDEIIQSIAGLVGKLNPKNKVDLTNPELTIIVEVIKAVCCISVVKDYTLYRKYNVQEVIKEDAPKPNGAAAKTVTDQPEQQKEEKQTKQEENKGEEENNDNASQDNEEEKKAHREDE; from the exons ATGGCAGCCGCTCAGAAGCGCACCAGGAAGCGGTACGGACACCACGGCAAGCGGTGGAAGGGCTCCCGGGAGCTGGAGGTGGGCATGGAGGGGATCCTCATCACATGCAACATGAACGAGAGGAAGTGCACCGCGGAGGCCTTCGACCTGCTCAGCGAGTACGCAGACGAGCTGTTCGGACCCGAGAAG CTGCAAGAGAACACTGGGAGCAGCAATGAAGAAGAGGCTGAGGAAGAAGATGTGGACGTTGCACTGAAGAAGGAAGTGGCACAGCTGCAAGCATCTGGGAGGAAACAAGAGAGACGCTTCCAGGCTTTGGACAGCGGGGCGAACAATGTCATCTTCATCAGAACTCAAAATCTGG AATCTGACAAGTTGGTTCATCACATCCTGTCGGATCTCCACACcaccaagaagaagaagtccaGAACGATTCTAAGGATGCTACCA GTGACTGGGACGTGCAAGGCCTTTCAGGATGATATGCTGAAGTATCTGACCACTTTCCTGGAGTCATGGTTCAAAACCCCAAATTGTGCTACGTATCAGATCGCCTTCAAGGCCCGCAACAGCAGCCACAACAAGAGAGACGAAATCATCCAATCCATCGCAG GTCTTGTGGGGAAGCTGAACCCTAAAAACAAAGTGGATTTGACCAACCCAGAACTGACAATCATTGTGGAGGTCATCAAGGCTGTGTGTTGCATCAGTGTGGTCAAAGACTATACTCTGTACAGAAAGTACAACGTTCAGGAGGTGATAAAAGAGGACGCACCGAAGCCCAATGGGGCCGCAGCGAAAACCGTGACAGACCAACCTGagcagcagaaggaggagaaacagacgaagcaagaggaaaacaaaggtGAAGAGGAAAATAACGACAATGCGTCACAGGACaacgaggaggagaaaaaggctCATAGGGAAGACGAGTAA
- the eri2 gene encoding ERI1 exoribonuclease 2, whose product MSTKKLAKQLGLLRQRSQSSSGSKKTLVSNQIFSYLIVIDFESTCWREKNHYSPEIIEFPAVLLNTSSGEVESEFHTYVQPQEHPTLSEFCTELTGITQMQVEAGIPLRICLSRFCRWLQNLQLEKSVVFPNKQQKCSPTSPSQKLCTFLTWSDWDLGVCLQYECKRKQLSKPDVLNSWIDLRSTYRLFYDRKPKGLNGALQDLGIKFSGREHSGLDDSRNTAQLAARMMRDGCVMKITRSLERTPSMIKPVFGNRNTDEKKEKPDTNNEEKTLSTNTSSSSTIPLKSNQIRTCSEKKAVNSDTTENASAVQESVQSLISPKTLLNGTNTPLWGRSRRLVTSGSDLSSSVMMNMSSPHSNGNKTLVLCSTTLGCLSNLPHNNQLSKTGGTVAHVEEEEFTVETEERCGSYDDVVFEGDDVTDGERISDFDSGCYVWEESDNSSDLTEGQVKLRDNTSAENSSKTTHLSTMSTENMRVDQLPDACFAVPKTVTWYSKNKLAQINSLQFQKKSDKAPNETNTPTSLRHKAFIPGKTSTPNTSFVKPRPVIMQNRTCKETPRFSFSIYTDPVKQAAASRPSTCSSLFTPKNVLRSLSANTHSSSTNCSSVSATIKKGQKITSPLCACGRRAKRQVVSNGGPNHGRGFYCCPVRRSGSGGRIQKGCEFFKWESSLMKSSSVASPAAGASVSLSSTLNCPPQQRSTVRISY is encoded by the exons ATGTCGACAAAGAAACTGGCCAA ACAGCTGGGGTTGTTGAGGCAGAGGAGCCAGTCTTCCTCTGGGTCAAAGAAAACACTGGTGTCAA ATCAGATATTTTCATACCTGATAGTGATCGACTTTGAGTCCACttgctggagagagaaaaaccacTACAGCCCGGAAATTA TTGAGTTTCCTGCTGTTCTGCTGAACACTTCCTCGGGGGAAGTCGAGTCTGAGTTTCACACGTATGTTCAACCCCAGGAGCACCCCACCCTGTCCGAGTTCTGCACCGAGCTGACCGGGATTACACAG ATGCAAGTTGAAGCAGGGATCCCGCTGCGGATCTGTCTGTCTCGGTTCTGTCGCTGGCTGCAAAACCTGCAGCTTGAGAAGAGTGTGGTGTTTCCTAACAAACAACAGAAGTGTTCTCCAACTTCACCTTCTCAAAAACTGTGTACTTTCCTCACGTGGTCAG ACTGGGATCTTGGAGTTTGTTTGCAGTACGAGTGTAAACGAAAGCAGCTGAGTAAACCTGACGTTCTCAACAGCTGGATAGATCTGAGAAGCACATACAGA CTCTTTTACGACAGGAAACCCAAAGGCCTGAATGGGGCACTTCAAGATCTCGGAATAAAGTTTTCAGGAAGAGAACATTCAG GTTTGGATGATTCCCGAAATACAGCTCAGCTGGCAGCGAGGATGATGAGGGATGGGTGTGTGATGAAGATCACTAGAAGCCTTGAGAGG ACCCCATCAATGATCAAACCTGTGTTTGgaaacagaaatacagatgagaagaaagaaaaacctgaCACCAATAACGAGGAAAAAACACTTTCCACAaacacatcctcctcttctacGATTCctctgaaatcaaatcaaataagaaCATGTTCAGAGAAGAAAGCGGTGAATTCTGACACCACGGAAAACGCAAGTGCAGTTCAGGAATCTGTTCAAAGCTTGATCTCACCCAAGACACTTCTGAATGGTACAAATACACCACTGTGGGGACGCAGCAGGAGGTTGGTAACCTCAGGCTCTGATCTTTCTTCGTCGGTCATGATGAACATGTCTTCACCACACAGTAACGGCAACAAAACCCTTGTCCTGTGTTCTACAACTCTGGGCTGCCTGTCTAATCTACCTCACAACAACCAGCTCTCAAAAACCGGAGGAACAGTGGCtcatgtggaggaggaagaatttacagtggaaacagaggagaggtgtGGTTCATATGATGATGTGGTGTTTGAGGGTGATGATGTAACTGATGGAGAACGTATCTCCGATTTTGATAGCGGATGTTATGTGTGGGAAGAATCTGACAATTCATCGGATTTAACAGAGGGTCAGGTCAAATTAAGGGACAATACAAGTGCTGAAAACTCCTCTAAAACCACTCACTTATCCACAATGTCTACAGAGAACATGAGAGTGGATCAGTTGCCAGATGCATGTTTTGCTGTGCCTAAGACCGTTACTTGGTATTCCAAAAACAAATTGGCACAAATCAACTCTCTACAATTCCAAAAGAAGTCAGACAAAGCcccaaatgaaacaaacacgcCCACTTCACTCAGACACAAAGCTTTCATCCCAGGAAAGACCTCCACACCTAATACCTCATTTGTCAAACCAAGACCAGTCATCATGCAAAACAGAACTTGTAAAGAGACGCCTAGATTCTCTTTCAGCATCTACACTGACCCAGTTAAACAGGCTGCAGCATCCCGTCCTTCCACATGCAGCTCGCTGTTCACCCCCAAAAACGTCCTCCGCTCTTTGTCAGCGAATACACACTCATCATCCACCAACTGCTCCTCAGTGTCTGCGACAATTAAAAAAGGACAGAAGATCACATCCCCACTGTGTGCGTGCGGCCGCCGTGCCAAGCGGCAGGTTGTGTCCAACGGTGGTCCAAACCACGGCCGAGGGTTTTACTGCTGTCCGGTCCGTCGCTCAGGCAGCGGAGGCAGGATCCAGAAGGGATGCGAGTTCTTCAAATGGGAGTCGTCTctgatgaagagcagttcagtggCCTCTCCTGCTGCCGGGGCCTCAGTTTCACTCAGCTCCACTCTGAACTGTCCACCACAACAGAGGTCAACCGTAAGAATAAGCTATTAA
- the rexo5 gene encoding RNA exonuclease 5 — protein sequence MEPSSAATSLREKRRRVSSTAHETAKRLKTELEGAGAHPVRSPRISVPLDRLQQPITLNELTELLHYAALGKTGGIQQPSWCRLHHQRKVKGVNVVIVEGLTQSHFYKHYLTLRHLRTNYSSRITFSPPSQNVASGIFSTEVPKSDAPSLSKTHKENCEIPKAVKFHPVITKFGTRPRGLTAYLLTQEEMIQKKYPFRGMPGFEDFVCTDSVDCVTDSSPLYGLDCEMCLTEKGNELTRVSLVDSDGNCVLDDLVKPETRILNYMTKFSGITAAMLRPITTTLRDVQAKLRALLPRDAVLVGHSINFDLVALKLIHPHLIDTALLYRKEFGQKFKLKILAETILKRQIQTEEMKGHHPTEDAVAALELAQYFIKTGPCQVVEHHLEELWGYTIEEEFPDPPAATPSHRFADILQTLGRSVAFIGKRSDVDLDLSHQQWHNSDKEVLASFRRQTECPFLSVLQFSSVSDHLKRCVPHQERQYQRVCANLRDMCVVFAGPFPAGFSEKEVKQHFRCCGPVRKIKMLSTSGGVHAEVEFELLEGAVLALKTLNGLSLQGQSIKVQRPVYESMLDVDLTLDALTHDVLNTSHLYAVKSKPSVTERINNSAKINGNTFNAKCPSATCVKTTNGSHSAKVNDKRLQPELSEETVRETFGHFGAVERIILPAKPGKHTRHAYIKFESSEVKHAALSSSDDSRTEDYIICPSLTPPHLRSWVTLTTSAVDTEGEGEGSGHMHISSQDQEIELVMGKLDRCLGRLFRSLPECTLSVVVLLGHDSADDQRPGLCLMEIKSGSR from the exons ATGGAGCCTTCATCAGCAGCTACGAGCCTcagggagaaaagaaggagagtCTCCTCCACAGCACACGAGACGGCCAAGAGATTAAAAACTGAGCTGGAAGGAGCGGGGGCACATCCAGTCCGTTCACCGAGGATCTCCGTGCCGCTCGACCGCCTCCAACAACCAATTACACTGAATGAGCTGACAGAGCTGCTGCATTACGCCGCTCTGGGGAAAACAGGTGGCATCCAACAACCCAG tTGGTGTCGTCTCCACCACCAGAGGAAGGTTAAAGGTGTGAATGTTGTAATCGTGGAGGGTCTGACCCAGAGTCACTTTTACAAACACTACCTCACGCTGCGACACCTCAGAACCAACTATAGCTCT AGGATCACCTTCAGTCCACCATCTCAGAACGTGGCGTCTGGAATCTTCAGCACGGAGGTTCCTAAGTCAGACGCTCCATcactttcaaaaacacacaaggaaaaCTGTGAAATACCCAAAG ctgtgaagtTTCACCCAGTAATCACCAAGTTTGGGACACGGCCCAGAGGACTGACAGCGTATCTACTCACCCAGGAGGAGATGATCCAGAAGAAGTACCCCTTCAGAG GAATGCCTGGGTTTGAGGACTTTGTGTGCACAGACAGTGTTGATtgtgtgactgacagcagcCCTCTGTACGGACTCGACTGTGAAATG tgtctgACGGAAAAGGGAAACGAGCTAACTCGTGTCTCTCTGGTGGACAGTGATGGAAACTGTGTCCTGGACGATCTGGTGAAACCTGAGACCCGCATCCTCAACTACATGacaaa GTTCTCTGGTATCACCGCAGCAATGTTGCGACCAATCACAACCACCCTGAGGGACGTTCAGGCAAAGCTCAGGGCTCTGTTGCCACGGGATGCTGTTCTGGTGGGACATTCGATAAACTTCGACCTTGTGGCTCTGAAA CTGATTCACCCGCATCTAATCGACACAGCCCTTCTGTACAGGAAAGAGTTTGGACAGAAGTTTAAGCTCAAGATCTTGGCCGAGACGATACTGAA GAGGCAAATACAAACTGAAGAGATGAAGGGTCATCATCCCACTGAGGATGCTGTGGCAGCCCTGGAGCTGGCCCAATACTTTATTAAAACAGGACCTTGTCAG GTTGTGGAGCATCACCTGGAGGAGCTGTGGGGATACACAATAGAGGAGGAGTTCCCTGACCCTCCTGCAGCCACACCGAGTCACAG GTTTGCAGACATATTACAGACGCTTGGCCGGTCAGTTGCCTTTATAGGGAAGCGTTCTGACGTAGATCTGGATTTGTCCCATCAGCAGTGGCACAACTCTGACAAAGAG GTGCTGGCCTCTTTCAGGAGACAGACCGAGTGTCCGTTCCTCTCAGTGCTCCAGTTCTCGTCTGTCTCAGACCACCTGAAGCGCTGTGTCCCTCATCAGGAGCGGCAGTACCAGAGA GTGTGTGCAAACCTCCGTGACATGTGTGTAGTCTTTGCTGGGCCGTTTCCAGCGGGTTTCTCCGAGAAGGAGGTGAAGCAGCATTTTCGGTGCTGTGGACCAGTTAGGAAAATCAAAATGCTGAGCACAAGCGGTGGA GTCCATGCAGAGGTAGAGTTCGAGCTGCTGGAGGGAGCGGTGCTGgctttaaaaactttaaatgggCTCAGTTTGCAGGGACAGTCCATCAAG GTGCAGAGGCCTGTTTATGAGTCGATGCTGGACGTGGATCTGACTCTTGACGCTTTGACGCATGACGTCCTCAACACCAGTCACCTCTACGCTGTTAAATCAAAGCCCAGTGTGACTGAGCGCATAAACAATTCTGCAAAGATCAATGGAAACACATTCAATGCAAAGTGTCCAAGTGCAACGTGTGTTAAAACCACAAATGGGTCGCACTCTGCTAAAGTGAACGATAAACGGTTGCAGCCTGAACTGTCTGAGGAAACAGTCAGAGAGACGTTTGGTCACTTTGGAGCCGTGGAGAGAATCATCCTGCCTGCTAAGCCTGGAAAACATACAAGACACGCCTACATAA AGTTTGAGAGTTCAGAGGTCAAACACGCGGCCCTCAGCTCCTCTGATGATTCCCGCACAGAGGACTacatcatctgtccatccctGACTCCGCCCCACTTGCGCTCATGGGTCACCCTGACAACATCTGCAGTGGATactgagggggagggggaggggagtgGCCACATGCACATCAGTTCTCAG GACCAGGAGATTGAGCTTGTGATGGGGAAGCTGGACCGCTGCCTGGGGAGGCTCTTTAGATCTCTCCCAGAATGCACCTTGTCTGTGGTCGTGCTGCTTGGACACGACAG TGCTGATGACCAACGTCCTGGTCTGTGTTTAATGGAGATTAAGTCTGGGTCCAGGTGA
- the parn gene encoding poly(A)-specific ribonuclease PARN: MELTRKNYKGCLKTVYSAIEEADFLAIDGEFSGISDGPNVSALTNGLDTPEERYTKLKKHSMDFLLFQFGLCTFKYDQAKSKYIIKPFNFYVFPKPFNRTSPDIKFICQSSSIDFLASQGFDFNKVFCHGIPYLNQEEEAQLREQTEDRRNQHANGLGTPSYISPSSSKGPAHVPDEHKDFINRVVEKVEALFTNSEKSVNLEPCTGFQRKLIYQTLNWKFPKGLHVETVETEKKERFIQVCRVDEEERKRREQQKLEREQEELNDAVGFSRVIHAISKSGKLVVGHNMLLDVMHTIHQFYCPLPEDLQDFKEVTMCVFPRLMDTKLMASTQPFKDLITNTSLAELEKQLKETPFKSPQVETAEGYPSYDTAQEQLHEAGYDAYITGLCFVSMANYLGSFLTPPKAHISARSKLIEPFHNKLFLMRIIDIPYLNITGPDLQPKRDHVLHVTFPKEWKTSDLYQLFSAFGNIQVSWIDDTSAFVSLSQTDQVQIAMNTSRYAESYRIQTYAEYIQGKEKDKVRQSSRTWGDDSWVKPHYTSSTTCGFGYSRGLRKRSISPVHGEPGIGDLLITDGWSHYSYPDSMGSKKMKTDDASGQANADAVESKTSEGWLKTTDAADLAEFSPVPDEEEGNPEGTDPANNAEGTVTWQQAPAANARKGQKKKKAEAAESSTSLFDVPDVW; this comes from the exons ATGGAGCTGACACGGAAGA ACTACAAGGGGTGTTTGAAGACGGTGTACAGCGCCATAGAGGAGGCGGACTTTCTCGCCATCGATGGAGAGTTTTCAG GGATAAGCGACGGTCCCAATGTCAGTGCACTGACCAACGGACTGGACACGCCGGAGGAGCGGTACACCAAGCTCAAAAAG CACTCCATGGACTTCCTGCTGTTCCAGTTTGGATTATGTACATTCAAGTACGACCAAGCCAAGTCAAA GTATATCATAAAGCCTTTTAATTTCTATGTATTCCCGAAACCATTCAACAGGACGTCCCCCGACATAAAGTTCATCTGTCAA agtTCCAGCATCGACTTTCTGGCCAGTCAGGGATTTGACTTCAACAAGGTGTTCTGTCATG GAATCCCATACTTAAACCAAGAGGAGGAAGCCCAGCTGAGGGAgcagacagaggacaggaggaatCAACACGCTAATGGCCTCGGGACACCGTCCTACATCTCCCCATCGTCCTCCAAAGGCCCCGCACATGTACCTGATGAACATAAAGACTTCATCAACAGGGTGGT AGAGAAAGTTGAGGCCCTCTTCACCAACTCAGAGAAGTCCGTTAACTTGGAGCCATGCACAGG GTTTCAGAGAAAGCTGATATACCAGACCCTGAACTGGAA GTTTCCCAAGGGGCTTCATGTGGAAACCGTGGAAACCGAAAAG AAAGAGCGATTCATCCAGGTCTGCAGAgtagatgaagaggagaggaagaggagggagcagcAGAAActggagagggagcaggaggagctaAACGATGCTGTTGGATTCTCCAGGGTCATCCACGCCATCTCTAAATCT GGTAAACTCGTGGTTGGCCACAACATGCTCTTGGATGTGATGCACACCATCCACCAGTTCTACTGCCCTCTTCCAGAG GATCTTCAAGACTTTAAAGAGGTCACAATGTGCGTCTTCCCAAG ACTAATGGACACAAAGTTGATGGCTTCTACTCAACCTTTTAAG GATCTGATCACTAACACGTCTCTGGCAGAGCTGgagaagcagctgaaggagaCCCCCTTCAAGTCACCACAAGTTG AAACTGCAGAGGGGTACCCCAGTTACGACACAGCCCAGGAGCAGCTCCACGAGGCCGGGTATGACGCCTACATCACTGGCCTCTGTTTCGTCTCCATGGCCAACTACCTGG GCTCTTTCTTGACTCCACCCAAAGCTCACATCTCAGCTCGATCCAAACTCATTGAGCCATTCCACAACAA GCTTTTCTTGATGAGGATAATAGATATTCCCTACCTCAACATCACAGGACCAGATT TGCAGCCTAAAAGAGACCATGTCCTCCACGTCACCTTCCCAAAAGAATGGAAGACTAGTGACCTCTACCAGCTCTTTAGTGCCTTTG GGAACATCCAGGTTTCATGGATAGATGACACATCGGCGTTTGTGTCCCTCAGTCAAACGGACCAGGTACAGATCG CTATGAACACCAGTCGCTATGCAGAGAGTTACAGGATCCAGACGTATGCCGAGTACATCCAGGGGAAGGAGAAGGACAAGGTCAGGCAAAGCAGCAGAACCTGGGGCGACGACAGCTGGGTGAAACCTCACTATACCTCATCCACTACTTGTGGTTTCGGATATTCCAG GGGTTTGCGGAAACGCAGCATCAGTCCGGTTCATGGAGAGCCAGGGATCGGAGATCTTCTAATTACAGACGGCTGGAGTCACTATTCATACCCGGATAGCATGGGCAGCAAGAAGATGAAAACTGATG ATGCAAGTGGACAGGCAAATGCTGACGCCGTTGAGAGCAAGACATCAGAGGGGTGGCTGAAGACGAC AGATGCAGCCGATTTAGCAGAGTTCAGTCCTGTCCccgatgaggaggagggaaatcCTGAGGGCACCGATCCAGCCAATAATGCTGAGGGGACGGTCACCTGGCAACAAGCCCCGGCAGCTAATGCAAGGAAAggtcaaaagaaaaagaaggctGAAG CGGCTGAATCTTCAACTTCGCTGTTTGACGTCCCAGATGTCTGGTAG